In the genome of Streptomyces sp. 846.5, the window GCCGGTGACATGGTCGACGAGAAGACCGGCAACAAGTTCGCCAGCCAGGTCGACATGGTCCAGGACCAGGCCAAGAAGCAGATCGGCGAGACGCCGACCGACCCCTCCTGATCACGCCCGTCGCTGATCACTCCCGTCCGTCCCGCCCGCCCGGAGAACCCTCCGGGCGGGCGTAGGCGTGGGTACCGCCATTGCGGTCAACTGCCCATCGGGCGCCGGATCTTGTTGCCCGCCAG includes:
- a CDS encoding antitoxin, coding for MSVLDKIKGALKGHEAQASQAVDKAGDMVDEKTGNKFASQVDMVQDQAKKQIGETPTDPS